One genomic window of Cryptococcus neoformans var. neoformans JEC21 chromosome 13 sequence includes the following:
- a CDS encoding expressed protein — MAAVTDSSLPSASSSAAVSQSEAPKKATRSRNGCLVCRSRRLKCDLEKPECRRCVNYGAECVYPAKKPFNAEAVDEKLRKRHKRNKSTASPSHSDITPHAFVPIPPIPTARPTQSNAPILNGLSSSQATPLTATPPTSSHPTPFPLPSSHPYLPSNRAPAYEPTTAPAGRAPLAQVKAMEPMELLMALCRDTRMGQFFSGPVDPPDFLRDAFPVEEELRCFHHCFTYTLSTMVVQEELNPWVEQVVPLFLFPTGEAPLSIAALRLGTLATGAVHLSSLEEKGSAPNTYGQTRSLGLRYRDEAVKYLRAAQNVPEEMASDVFLSACMMVSHADLLGANHCWREVLRLAHASVRFRGGCARVLFGNAKDADLSNDSDDCQPTPLRVCLIEHLVLVDIFASMTTGQRCVVLTESSYWWGKLRQEDSSLPDTVERSSGIHRSIFPLIVRANNLLWEYSNLSKCISPPSPSVHISSLSPIPDLTERALQLSAELSQWREAIFPTIKDKRSRDGSLALWHGLQIMMKRELMGKERGDEGVQMHAVEILEICEGVGVKVEYMNWPLLISCSVLLTPPHRQRAREILKSFIYQCSYEVAMVESVAEECWRRMDDGMDDEGSSWREVLIEMGCAVLLG; from the exons ATGGCAGCTGTGACAGATTCATCACTGCCAAGTGCATCATCCTCAGCCGCGGTTTCCCAATCTGAGGCCCCCAAGAAGGCCACTCG TTCGAGAAATGGATGTCTCGTATGCCGGAGCAGAAGGCTG AAATGCGATCTCG AAAAGCCAGAGTGTAGGCGATGTGTAAACTACGGCGCTGAG TGCGTCTACCCTGCAAAAAAGCCTTTCAACGCCGAGGCAGTCGATGAAAAGCTTCGTAAACGACACAAAAGAAATAAATCTACCGCTTCGCCTTCCCACTCTGATATCACTCCTCATGCTTTTGTTCCCATCCCACCAATTCCGACGGCTCGCCCAACCCAATCGAATGCACCTATCTTAAATGGCCTGTCGTCCTCCCAAGCCACTCCGCTTACAGCGACGCCCCCtacctcttcccatcccactcccttccccctcccttcttcccatccctaCCTACCCTCAAATCGCGCCCCAGCCTATGAACCTACCACTGCTCCAGCTGGTCGAGCACCCTTAGCTCAAGTCAAAGCGATGGAGCCTATGGAACTTCTTATGGCCCTTTGTCGCGATACACGTATGGGTCAATTTTTCTCTGGTCCTGTCGATCCGCCTGATTTCTTAAGAGATGCTTTCCCtgttgaggaggagttgAGATGT TTTCATCACTGCTTCACGTACACCCTCTCGACGATGGTGGTACAAGAAGAGCTCAACCCATGGGTTGAACAGGTCGTACCTCTTTTTTTATTTCCAACAGGCGAAGCACCTTTGAGCATAGCGGCATTGCGACTTGGCACTCTCGCTACTGGTGCTGTTCATCTATCTTC CCtagaagaaaaaggcagtGCACCTAACACCTACGGCCAGACACGCAGTTTGGGCCTTCGATATAGGGATGAAGCCGTAAAATACCTTCGCGCGGCGCAGAATGTACCAGAAGAAATGGCATCGGATGTGTTCCTATCCGCTTGCATGATGGTTTCTCATGCCGAT TTACTAGGCGCGAATCACTGCTGGAGAGAAGTTTTGAGGCTTGCGCATGCTTCAGTCAGATTTCGAGGCGGATGCGCGAGAGTTTTATTTGGAAATGCGAAGGATGCCGATCTGTCAAACGATAGTGATGATTGCCAGCCGACGCCGTTGAGAGTTTGCTTGATCGAACATCTCGTGCTCGTTGATATCTTTG CGTCAATGACGACCGGTCAACGTTGCGTGGTTTTGACTGAATCATCATACTGGTGGGGGAAACTCAGACAGGAGGATTCTTCTCTCCCCGAT ACGGTCGAACGCAGCTCTGGTATTCATCGGAGCATCTTCCCCCTCATTGTCCGGGCCAATAACCTATTATGGGAATACTCCAACCTCTCAAAATGCATctctcccccttctccttccgtccacatttcttctctttccccaaTCCCCGACCTTACTGAACGAGCCCTGCAGCTAAGCGCCGAGCTCTCACAATGGCGAGAAGCGATCTTTCCGACAATAAAAGATAAGAGATCCCGAGATGGGTCATTAGCGCTGTGGCATGGGCTTCAGATTATGATGAAAAGGGAGTTGATGGGCAAGGAGCGAGGGGACGAAGGGGTGCAAATGCATGCTGTTGAGATACTGGAGATCTGCGAGGGGGTAGGTGTTAAGGTTGAGTACATGAACTGG CCACTCCTCATATCATGCTCTGTTCTTCTCACCCCACCACATCGTCAACGCGCACGCGAGATCCTCAAATCATTCATCTACCAATGTTCCTACGAAGTCGCCATGGTTGAGTCTGTTGCGGAAGAatgctggaggaggatggatgaCGGGATGGACGATGAGGGAAGTTCATGGAGGGAGGTTTTGATTGAGATGGGATGTGCAGTTTTGTTAGGATAA
- a CDS encoding trehalose transport-related protein, putative, with the protein MTLNTVTPVIVEEEKMDVEHVEEAKVDNEFDPNLVIKSPFEDLSFFVTLKTFKKATFLALLAAFSAAADGYQIAMTGSIIANKGFIQTYGTAYNSAGELILDANVLAAWGGVQSAGQGLGMLSMHFIADKFGRKWAFYGLWLALVLGVTCETVGRHWQIWLVAKLASGYGVGSVQFLTGTYITEIVPSRTRGFILIFYSIWYAIGQLFASAALKVLADQQPYNYLDLIYTEWAMIGIMIMAYLYLPESPWWYANHNKDDRGRAVVERLNGGIEGYDVDFHYSLIKKTVDNEKAQKTATLGADRGFWKGLWDCREVFTGANGFRTLVAFYPAAIQQMSGLAVLSNYSSYFAQVAGFSDPFVFSLLLAIVAILITILICLTTDFIGRRAIFLGAVVVTWCMLIIVGGMGLIKNPSHSINQLVLFFSLVWRMSSTCLGTLGWSYVAETGSGRLRAITAGVSAAGGVAIGTLFSTTVPYMLNANYANWGLKTCFFFAGVSAPMCIAAFFIMPDTSKRTPAELDEMFERKIKPWRFRSYVSDAQKALQAQKERTGETDAVALQNASNRR; encoded by the exons ATGACTCTCAATACCGTAACGCCTGTGATcgtggaggaagaaaagatggacgTCGAGCatgtggaagaagcaaaGGTGGATAATGAATTCGACCCAAATCTAGTCATCAAATCGCCTTTCGAGGACTTGTCTTTCTTTGTCACACTCAAAACCTTTAAAAAGGCGACCTTTCTGGCTCTTTTGGCTGCTTTCTCCGCAGCTGCCGA TGGGTATCAGATTGCAATGACCGGTTCAATTATCGCAAATAAAGGATTCATCCAGACATATGGTACTGCCTACAACAGCGCCGGAGAGTTGATTTTGGATGCAAACGTTCTTGCGGCATGGGGAGGTGTTCAGAGTGCAGGCCAGGGGTTGGGTATGCTTAGCATGCATTT CATCGCTGATAAGTTTGGTCGAAAATGGGCATTCTATGGGCTATGGCTCGCTCTCGTGCTC GGTGTCACGTGTGAGACCGTTGGGAGACATTGGCAAATCTGGCTCGTTGCCAAGCTCGCTTCTGGTTACGGTGTCGGCAGTGTACAATTCCTCACCGGCACATACATCACTGAGATTGTTCCTTCGAGAACAAGAGGTTTTATTCTTATCTTTTATAGTATCTG GTATGCCATTGGTCAGCTTTTCGCCTCTGCAGCACTAAAGGTTCTTGCCGATCAACAGCCGTACAATTACCTCGATTTGATCTATACTGAGTGGGCTATGATA GGAATCATGATCATGGCATATCTTTATCTTCCCGAATCTCCCT GGTGGTATGCGAATCACAACAAAGACGATCGCGGCAGAGCCGTCGTTGAGCGCTTGAATGGAGGGATTGAGGGCTACGACGTCGATTTTCACTACAGTCTCATCAAAAAAACGGTTGATAATGAGAAGGCTCAAAAGACGGCTACATTAGGTGCTGATCGAGGGTTTTGGAAGGGTCTGTGGGATTGTCGTGAGGTCTTTACTGGTGCAAATGGG TTCCGTACATTGGTGGCCTTCTATCCAGCGGCTATTCAACAGATGTCTGGTCTTGCGGTC CTTTCCAATTACTCGAGTTACTTTGCGCAAGTAGCAGGTTTCTCAGACCCTTTCGTCTTTTCACTCCTCCTCGC TATTGTCGCTATCCTCATCACAATTCTTATCTGTCTCACTACAGATTTCATTGGCCGACGAGCGATCTTCTTGGGAGCAGTGGTGGTAACCTGGTGTATGCTGATCATTGTCGGAGGGATGGGTTTGATAAAAAATCCTAGCCACAGTATAAACCAACTCGTC cttttcttctcacTTGTTTGGCGGATGTCTTCTACTTGTCTTGGCACTCTCGGTTGGTCCTATGTCGCAGAAACTGGCTCAGGCCGTCTTCGAGCAATTACGGCAGGTGTCTCGGCAGCTGGAGGGGTTGCAATTGGAACGTTGTTCAGTACTACAGTCCCGTACATG CTCAACGCCAACTACGCCAACTGGGGTCTAAAGacctgcttcttcttcgccggCGTATCTGCACCAATGTGTATTGCCGCTTTTTTCATCATGCCAGATACAAGTAAACGTACGCCCGCGGAGCTGGATGAAATgtttgagaggaagatcaaACCATGGAG GTTCCGAAGCTACGTTTCTGATGCGCAGAAGGCCTTGCAGGCGCAGAAGGAGCGAACAGGCGAGACGGACGCTGTTGCTCTGCAGAACGCTAGCAACAGGAGGTAA
- a CDS encoding expressed protein: MVLFLELPPLPHRLLDVLIYPIAQFLILPLTTVYHALRYIILGPPFPGWTLSHYLAINCRRVYYGLYTWRRVALFDPEEAEIPREAEKYLVPGDNGDGRCDAEKVECVPYKEDEFTPPVLRVARDLIVQKAVPGFWIEARGVDGKQDLTRDAAPGERVIYFIVGGGYMGGHPLRIHTPWSLAKISKARVFSANYRKSLSGSTAFPCSLLDTLAGYQYLIEEKHFEPNNIILCGDSAGGNACLALAKCLGEMESLSSKRFGQVGGLCLHSPWSDMTSSFPSIVSNRYNDHLVDLTTSYIPSHTRHFTDKTNPYLSPALSPFGSFEYLKRHDTKVYISAGSAEAFYDEILALYNGMKRDGVEVELRVLEGATHSEFIWLDRDEISTMGWSWDILTTDFERLWERAA, encoded by the exons ATGGTTCTTTTCCTAGAACTCCCTCCTTTGCCTCACAGGCTGCTTGACGTCCTCATTTACCCAATTGCCCAgttcctcatccttccatTGACAACAGTCTACCACGCCCTCCGATATATTATTCTCGGTCCCCCTTTTCCGGGATGGACGCTCTCACATTACCTTGCTATCAATTGTCGACGGGTGTACTACGGGCTTTATACTTGGAGGAGAGTAGCCTTGTTCGATCcggaggaggcggagatACCGCGAGAAGCGGAGAAATACCTTGTTCCGGGCGACAACGGGGATGGTAGATGTGATGCGGAAAAAGTGGAGTGTGTCCCATACAAGGAGGACGAGTTTACACCTCCTGTCTTGAGGGTAGCGAGGGATTTGATTGTTCAAAAGGCCGTGCCGGGATTTTGGATAGAAGCGAGAGGAGTAGACGGCAAACAG GACCTTACTCGAGATGCAGCACCGGGCGAAAGGGTGATTTACTTTATAGTTGGAGGTGGCTACATGGGCGGTCATCCATTGCGTATCCATACTCCCTGGTCTTTGGCAAAGATATCCAAAGCTCGCGTGTTCA GCGCCAACTATCGCAAATCTCTTTCTGGCAGTACAGCATTTCCTTGTTCTCTCCTTGATACACTTGCAGGGTACCAGTACCTCATCGAGGAAAAGCATTTCGAACCTAAT AACATCATTCTATGCGGGGATAGCGCCGGAGGAAACGCATGTTTAGCCCTTGCGAAGTGCCTCGGCGAGATGGAGTCACTAAGTTCGAAGCGCTTTGGACAAGTTGGAGGACTATGTCTTCACTCA CCGTGGTCTGATATGACCAGTTCTTTCCCCAGTATTGTTTCCAACCGCTATAAC GATCATCTCGTTGACTTGACAACATCGTACATCCCTTCCCATACTCGACATTTCACCGACAAAACCAACCCATACCTTTCCCCCGCTCTCTCCCCCTTTGGAAGTTTCGAGTACTTGAAGAGACATGATACGAAGGTGTACATTTCTGCTGGATCTGCAGAGGCATTCTATGATGAGATACTGGCGCTTTATaatgggatgaagagggacgGCGTTGAGGTGGAACTTCGTGTT CTCGAAGGTGCGACGCATAGCGAGTTCATTTGGCTCGATCGGGATGAGATTAGTACGATGGGATGGTCGTGGGATATCCTTACGACAGACTTTGAACGACTGTGGGAGAGGGCAGCGTAA